A part of Luteolibacter flavescens genomic DNA contains:
- the carB gene encoding carbamoyl-phosphate synthase large subunit codes for MPKDTSIRKILVIGSGPIVIGQGCEFDYSGVQACKALREEGYEVVLVNSNPATIMTDPEFAHRTYIEPITPEVVEKIIIREQPDALLPTLGGQTALNTSMSLHKSGVLEKHNVRMIGAKPEAIDKGEDRQLFKEAMIKIGLDMPRSGIAHTMEEARKVAEEIGTFPLIIRPAFTLGGQGGGIAYNREEYEEIIHRGLDLSPVSEVLIDESLLGWKEFEMEVMRDKADNCVVICSIENIDPMGVHTGDSITVAPIQTLTDREYQIMRDASFAVIREIGVETGGSNIQFAIDPKTGRMIVIEMNPRVSRSSALASKATGFPIAKIAAKLAVGYTLGELPNDITRETPASFEPTIDYVVTKIPRFTFEKFPTANQVLTTSMKSVGEAMSIGRTFKESMQKALRSLETGRWGFGFDKKDIHGATREEIETKLAVPNAERIFWLQTAFLNGWTIDEVFETTAIDPWFLHHLKEIADEGKNLATLDLKDAKRLGFSDRQIAMARAHAPEIHDASIHGEKDQPAGAPPRAEPEGAVVDVPTEDTIRAERKARGIIPTYRLVDTCAAEFEAYTPYFYSTYGDENEARDSDKKKIIILGGGPNRIGQGIEFDYCCVHAAFALKELGYETIMVNSNPETVSTDYDTSDKLFFEPLTLEDVLNICDQEKPDGVIVQFGGQTPLNLAADLKRHGVPIIGTSPESIELAEDRKHFSALLDKIGLKQAEAGTAVSEDEAAVIAERIGYPVLVRPSFVLGGRAMMIVYEENELRKYMREAVDVSPDRPVLVDRFLEAATEVDVDCISDGTTSVVGAIMEHIEQAGIHSGDSACCIPAHSLSDAIKAEITRAAKELARELDVKGLMNIQFAVKDEQLYVIEVNPRASRTVPFVSKATGVPLAKYAAQIMVGKTLAELGFTETVVPTHFSVKEAVFPWNRFPGIDIVLGPEMRSTGEVMGIDADWGMAYAKAQTSSFNPLPTKGNVFLSVSDRDKTAAMEVARELVDLGFEIYATGGTCDRLQTEGIPCHRLFKLSEGRRPHVIDMMKNRDIHFIINTPSGHSAREDEVKIRSGAVANKISYCTNMAAARASVKAIRSLKEQDMTVKSIQEYH; via the coding sequence ATGCCCAAAGATACCTCGATCCGCAAAATTCTCGTCATCGGTTCCGGTCCCATCGTCATCGGCCAAGGATGCGAATTCGACTATTCCGGGGTTCAGGCCTGCAAGGCACTGCGTGAGGAGGGCTACGAGGTCGTCCTCGTGAACTCGAATCCGGCCACCATCATGACCGATCCGGAGTTCGCGCACCGGACCTACATCGAGCCGATCACGCCGGAGGTGGTGGAGAAGATCATCATCCGCGAGCAACCGGATGCCCTGCTGCCCACCCTCGGCGGCCAGACCGCGCTGAATACCTCGATGTCGCTCCACAAGTCCGGCGTGCTGGAGAAGCACAATGTCCGGATGATCGGCGCGAAGCCCGAGGCGATCGACAAGGGCGAGGACCGCCAGCTTTTCAAGGAGGCCATGATCAAGATCGGCCTCGACATGCCGCGCTCCGGCATCGCCCACACGATGGAGGAAGCGCGCAAGGTGGCCGAGGAAATCGGCACCTTCCCCCTCATCATCCGTCCCGCCTTCACCCTCGGCGGACAGGGCGGAGGCATCGCCTACAATCGCGAGGAGTACGAGGAAATCATCCACCGCGGCCTCGACCTGTCCCCCGTCTCCGAAGTCCTCATCGATGAATCCCTCCTCGGCTGGAAGGAATTCGAAATGGAGGTGATGCGCGACAAGGCCGACAACTGCGTGGTCATCTGCTCGATCGAGAACATCGACCCGATGGGCGTCCACACCGGCGACTCCATCACCGTGGCGCCGATCCAGACGCTGACCGACCGCGAGTACCAGATCATGCGCGACGCGTCCTTCGCGGTCATCCGCGAGATCGGCGTGGAAACGGGCGGGTCCAATATCCAGTTCGCCATCGACCCGAAGACCGGCCGCATGATCGTGATCGAGATGAACCCGCGCGTCTCTCGCTCATCCGCCCTCGCATCGAAGGCCACCGGCTTCCCGATCGCCAAGATCGCCGCGAAGCTCGCCGTGGGCTACACGCTCGGCGAACTGCCGAACGACATCACCCGCGAGACCCCGGCTTCCTTCGAGCCGACCATCGACTACGTGGTCACGAAGATCCCGCGCTTCACCTTCGAGAAATTCCCGACCGCGAACCAGGTGCTCACCACCTCGATGAAGTCGGTCGGCGAGGCCATGTCCATCGGCCGCACCTTCAAGGAGTCCATGCAGAAGGCGCTGCGCTCGCTGGAGACCGGCCGCTGGGGCTTCGGCTTCGACAAGAAGGACATCCACGGCGCGACCCGCGAGGAGATCGAGACGAAGCTGGCCGTGCCGAATGCCGAGCGCATCTTCTGGCTGCAGACCGCTTTCCTGAATGGCTGGACCATCGACGAGGTCTTCGAAACGACCGCCATCGATCCGTGGTTCCTCCACCACCTCAAGGAGATCGCCGACGAGGGCAAGAACCTCGCCACGCTCGACCTGAAGGACGCGAAGCGCCTCGGCTTCTCCGACCGCCAGATCGCTATGGCCCGCGCCCACGCGCCGGAGATCCACGATGCCTCCATCCACGGCGAAAAGGACCAGCCTGCCGGCGCACCGCCACGCGCAGAGCCCGAGGGGGCCGTGGTCGATGTACCGACGGAGGACACCATCCGCGCCGAGCGGAAGGCCCGCGGCATCATCCCGACCTACCGCCTCGTCGATACCTGCGCGGCGGAGTTCGAGGCCTACACGCCTTACTTCTACTCGACCTACGGTGACGAGAATGAGGCCCGCGACAGCGACAAGAAGAAGATCATCATCCTCGGTGGCGGCCCGAACCGCATCGGCCAAGGCATCGAATTCGACTACTGCTGCGTCCACGCCGCCTTCGCGCTGAAGGAACTCGGCTACGAGACCATCATGGTGAACTCGAACCCCGAGACGGTCTCCACCGACTACGACACCTCGGACAAGCTGTTCTTCGAACCGCTCACCCTTGAGGACGTCCTCAACATCTGCGACCAGGAGAAGCCGGACGGCGTGATCGTCCAGTTCGGCGGCCAGACGCCGCTCAATCTCGCCGCGGATCTCAAGCGCCACGGCGTGCCGATCATCGGCACCTCGCCGGAGAGCATCGAGCTCGCCGAGGACCGCAAGCACTTCTCCGCGCTGCTCGACAAGATCGGCCTGAAGCAGGCCGAGGCCGGCACCGCCGTCTCCGAGGACGAGGCCGCCGTCATCGCCGAGCGCATCGGCTACCCGGTGCTCGTCCGCCCGTCCTTCGTGCTCGGCGGCCGTGCGATGATGATCGTCTATGAGGAAAACGAGCTGCGGAAATACATGCGCGAGGCCGTGGACGTCTCGCCGGATCGCCCCGTGCTCGTGGACCGCTTCCTGGAAGCCGCGACCGAGGTGGACGTGGACTGCATCTCGGATGGTACTACATCCGTCGTAGGTGCCATCATGGAGCACATCGAGCAGGCCGGCATCCACTCCGGCGACTCCGCCTGCTGCATCCCTGCCCACTCGCTCTCCGACGCGATCAAGGCCGAGATCACCCGCGCCGCGAAGGAGCTCGCCCGCGAGCTGGACGTGAAGGGCCTGATGAACATCCAGTTCGCCGTGAAGGACGAGCAGCTCTACGTCATCGAGGTGAACCCCCGTGCCTCGCGCACCGTGCCCTTCGTCTCGAAGGCGACCGGCGTGCCGCTGGCGAAGTACGCCGCCCAGATCATGGTCGGCAAGACGCTCGCCGAGCTCGGCTTCACCGAGACCGTGGTGCCCACGCACTTCTCCGTGAAGGAGGCCGTCTTCCCGTGGAACCGCTTCCCCGGCATCGACATCGTGCTCGGCCCCGAGATGCGCTCGACCGGAGAGGTCATGGGCATCGACGCCGACTGGGGCATGGCCTACGCGAAGGCGCAGACCAGCTCCTTCAACCCGCTGCCGACAAAGGGCAATGTCTTCCTCTCCGTCTCCGACCGCGACAAGACCGCCGCGATGGAAGTCGCCCGCGAGCTCGTGGACCTGGGCTTCGAGATCTACGCCACCGGCGGCACCTGCGACCGCCTGCAGACCGAGGGCATCCCCTGCCACCGCCTCTTCAAGCTGAGCGAAGGACGTCGCCCGCACGTCATCGACATGATGAAGAACCGGGACATCCACTTCATCATCAACACCCCGAGCGGACACTCCGCCCGCGAGGACGAGGTGAAGATCCGTAGCGGTGCCGTGGCGAACAAGATCTCCTACTGCACCAACATGGCCGCCGCCCGCGCGTCCGTGAAGGCGATCCGCTCGCTGAAGGAGCAGGACATGACGGTGAAGAGCATCCAGGAGTACCATTGA
- a CDS encoding helix-turn-helix transcriptional regulator, protein MPSTDPNVSPATFMSRQVESSQIFFFDQPGPADFEVKCGGFERCRPDYRIDRMGFPWYVLEFVHGGQGIVSLNGVESPLKAGDFFLYGPDIEHHIKTDPQKPLLKYFVGFRGSETANFLLRYDLRLGVLSHCLRSEPIRRAFDTLIDRGSRNSKFSRPICTAIVQQLLLMCHEDAVDAGSTETRAFATFSRVKHCIEQNYLSLGTLEAVANACDLDAPYLCRLFSRFHDESPYQFLTRLKMQHAATLLLEGSSSVKEVAAACGFPDPFHFSRVFKSVHRMPPSRYRDAMLDKLPQSR, encoded by the coding sequence GTGCCCTCCACCGATCCCAATGTGAGCCCGGCGACCTTCATGTCGCGACAGGTCGAGTCCTCCCAGATCTTCTTCTTCGACCAGCCGGGCCCCGCGGACTTCGAGGTGAAATGCGGCGGCTTCGAGCGCTGCCGGCCGGACTACCGGATCGATCGCATGGGCTTCCCCTGGTATGTCCTCGAGTTCGTCCATGGCGGCCAAGGGATCGTCTCGCTGAATGGGGTCGAGTCGCCGCTGAAGGCCGGGGACTTCTTCCTCTACGGTCCGGACATCGAGCACCACATCAAGACCGACCCGCAGAAGCCGCTGCTGAAATACTTCGTCGGCTTCCGGGGATCGGAGACCGCGAATTTCCTCCTGCGCTACGATCTGAGGCTCGGCGTGCTCTCCCACTGCCTGAGGTCCGAGCCCATCCGGCGCGCCTTTGACACTCTGATCGACCGGGGGTCGCGGAATTCGAAGTTTTCCCGGCCGATCTGCACTGCCATCGTCCAGCAGCTCCTGCTGATGTGCCACGAGGACGCCGTGGATGCCGGCAGCACGGAGACCCGCGCTTTCGCCACCTTCAGCCGGGTGAAGCACTGCATCGAGCAGAACTACCTCTCGCTCGGCACCCTGGAGGCGGTGGCAAATGCCTGCGACCTGGACGCGCCCTACCTGTGCCGCCTTTTCTCCCGCTTCCACGACGAGAGCCCCTACCAATTCCTCACCCGGCTGAAGATGCAGCACGCCGCCACCCTGCTCCTGGAGGGCAGCAGCTCGGTGAAGGAAGTGGCCGCCGCCTGCGGCTTCCCGGATCCCTTCCACTTTTCCCGCGTCTTCAAGTCCGTCCACCGGATGCCGCCCTCGCGCTACCGGGACGCGATGCTCGACAAGCTGCCCCAGTCGCGCTGA
- a CDS encoding DUF58 domain-containing protein produces MPGTPSEKNPATKGRRFFQKLSYKFYARGAELNHWFRRRVRPPGIALMILIVVAAGAAAGNAEAPVFQAFSLVCGLLMTGLFMLLFRRASLEATRELPAHATAGQPVTYHITLHNRSRRPLKRFQLQETPPDPRPDEATFRLSVEPGEKQRNFFDRTFAYYRWQWLCDTRLLFDGGRSQVIERLGTTAHIPVTQTPRRRGLVRMNDLRVLLPDPLGIFQRCVKVSAPPSLLAVLPRRYPLPRFELPGSARFQPGGEATARHAGSTGEFTGLRDYQSGDPLRLIHWKTWARTGKPVVIELEDTFFPRHGLILDTFPAPGDEDLFEDAVSVAASFVVAVDSRESLIDLMFIAGQERVVTAGQGIARAETLLEVLAGVESTPDEDFDSLAKLVRRHADDLAGCLCVFAGWSESRAKLLQQLNRQGIETSAMVIVREKPDAAPRCHFLRSADLAGDLMKLPRRL; encoded by the coding sequence ATGCCCGGAACGCCATCTGAGAAAAATCCCGCCACGAAGGGGCGGCGTTTTTTCCAGAAGCTCTCCTACAAATTCTATGCCCGCGGCGCGGAGCTCAACCACTGGTTCCGCCGCCGGGTGAGGCCGCCTGGCATCGCGCTGATGATCCTCATCGTGGTGGCCGCCGGGGCCGCGGCGGGGAATGCGGAGGCCCCCGTCTTCCAGGCATTCTCGCTGGTGTGCGGGCTGCTGATGACGGGGCTCTTCATGCTGCTTTTCCGGCGGGCGTCGTTGGAGGCGACCCGAGAGCTGCCCGCCCACGCGACGGCTGGTCAGCCGGTCACGTATCACATCACGCTGCACAATCGCTCCCGCCGTCCGCTGAAGCGCTTCCAGCTCCAGGAGACGCCGCCGGATCCACGACCGGACGAGGCGACCTTCCGCCTGAGTGTGGAGCCGGGGGAAAAGCAGCGGAATTTCTTCGACCGCACCTTTGCCTACTACCGCTGGCAGTGGCTGTGCGACACCCGCCTGCTCTTCGATGGAGGGCGCAGCCAGGTCATCGAGCGCCTCGGCACCACCGCCCACATCCCGGTCACGCAGACCCCGCGGCGTCGCGGCCTGGTGCGGATGAATGACCTGCGGGTGCTGCTGCCGGATCCGCTGGGCATCTTCCAGCGCTGCGTGAAGGTATCCGCCCCGCCCTCGCTGCTGGCGGTGCTGCCGCGGCGCTATCCGCTGCCGCGCTTCGAGCTGCCCGGCAGCGCGCGCTTCCAGCCCGGCGGCGAGGCTACCGCGCGACACGCCGGGTCCACGGGGGAATTCACCGGGCTGCGCGACTACCAGTCGGGCGACCCGCTGCGGCTGATCCACTGGAAGACCTGGGCGCGCACGGGCAAGCCGGTGGTGATCGAGCTGGAAGACACGTTTTTCCCGCGCCACGGGCTGATCCTCGATACCTTCCCGGCTCCGGGCGATGAGGACCTCTTCGAGGATGCTGTGTCCGTCGCCGCGTCCTTCGTGGTGGCGGTGGACTCGCGCGAATCGCTCATCGACCTGATGTTCATCGCGGGGCAGGAGCGGGTCGTCACCGCGGGGCAAGGGATCGCCCGGGCGGAGACGCTGCTGGAGGTGCTGGCCGGTGTGGAAAGCACGCCGGACGAGGACTTCGATTCGCTTGCGAAGCTGGTCCGCCGTCATGCCGACGATCTCGCCGGGTGCCTGTGCGTTTTCGCCGGGTGGTCGGAGAGCCGGGCGAAGCTGCTCCAGCAGCTCAATCGCCAGGGCATCGAGACCTCGGCCATGGTCATCGTGAGGGAAAAGCCCGATGCCGCTCCCCGCTGTCATTTCCTGCGCTCCGCCGACCTCGCGGGCGATCTGATGAAATTGCCAAGGAGGCTGTGA
- a CDS encoding transglutaminase-like domain-containing protein — MTPPRFLLGAALLFWGVMTERVVPGLACAMLVEGAHWTRVRWNFGERAFLNAWRLSVLFLLVAMVLVVMDGARLNAMSIVFTWLPVVMMPLQFVQAYGMSSTTTLATFSMMVRRRRDHARKHGLPFREIRFGFGSVFFCSTLLASCLGSQAKLPYFYPLLIFLVAWGLIAASARRWRQIGFAMSFALLSAALLGRGGEMGLVKLYRFMAERGGSGDSGAGSEYARERRTSIGAMGRLKQSPEIVWRLIPEQGPLPKLLRLSSYNTYLDQGWQADLLPEDYPVESDGFNGVAEINNPERPDDLDDTFYIADPDLQDQKVAVARDLPRFRIRGATISRDFSLLPLPGNAASLHEFNPEEFERNPFGTFRLKPAQPVADARVLWHPEFSPELPPWKSMASIFERRRFDFPHGPLPEDAKKRVVVEPELQIPPGEAPAISQVTAEIGLRDLSFEDKIARVREFFAKEFSYTRYNRTRENFDPAKHGTLIGKFLTDTRAGHCEFFATSAALMLRDVGVPTRYVTGFVAAEIDPKTKQALLRGTHAHAWCRAWDAELERWVDVDVTPPDWLGLEGPPRMTRFQGLTDWFQQVREDLLVWRDKPGRMMWLTLGLLTPIVLGIAYIGRNLWKSRSRLEAEKARARGATVVSTPLTALEKPARKLLGERPTGTPLGPWLRRLSPLLASPDDLERALGLHQQMRFDVGNADAGLAAELQKLVERLKRELGTAKKGGLPAPTS; from the coding sequence ATGACCCCACCCCGTTTCCTGCTCGGTGCCGCGCTCCTCTTCTGGGGCGTGATGACGGAGCGCGTGGTGCCGGGGCTCGCGTGCGCGATGCTGGTGGAGGGCGCGCATTGGACGCGGGTGCGGTGGAATTTCGGCGAGCGGGCCTTCCTGAATGCCTGGCGGCTCTCGGTGCTCTTCCTGCTGGTGGCCATGGTGCTGGTGGTGATGGACGGGGCGCGGCTGAATGCTATGTCGATCGTCTTCACCTGGCTGCCGGTGGTGATGATGCCGCTGCAATTCGTGCAGGCCTACGGGATGTCCTCCACGACGACGCTGGCGACCTTCTCCATGATGGTCAGGCGCCGGCGGGATCACGCGCGGAAGCACGGGCTGCCATTCCGCGAGATCCGCTTCGGCTTCGGGAGTGTCTTCTTCTGCTCCACACTGCTGGCCTCGTGTCTCGGCTCGCAGGCGAAGCTACCGTATTTTTATCCGCTGCTGATCTTCCTCGTGGCGTGGGGGCTGATTGCCGCGAGCGCGCGACGGTGGCGGCAGATCGGTTTTGCCATGTCCTTCGCGCTGCTGAGCGCGGCGCTGCTGGGGCGCGGCGGGGAGATGGGGCTGGTGAAGCTGTATCGCTTCATGGCGGAGCGGGGTGGCTCCGGCGACAGCGGGGCGGGCTCCGAGTATGCACGCGAGCGGCGCACTTCGATCGGTGCCATGGGTAGGCTGAAGCAATCGCCGGAGATTGTCTGGCGGCTCATCCCGGAGCAGGGCCCGCTGCCGAAACTGCTGCGGCTCTCCTCCTACAATACCTATCTCGACCAAGGATGGCAGGCGGACCTCCTGCCGGAGGACTATCCAGTGGAAAGCGACGGCTTCAACGGCGTGGCGGAAATCAACAACCCGGAGCGCCCCGACGATCTGGATGACACCTTTTACATCGCCGATCCGGATTTGCAGGACCAGAAGGTGGCCGTCGCCCGCGACCTGCCGAGATTCCGCATCCGGGGCGCGACCATTTCGCGGGACTTCAGCCTGCTGCCGCTGCCGGGGAATGCCGCCAGCCTGCATGAATTCAACCCGGAGGAATTCGAGCGGAATCCCTTCGGCACCTTCCGCCTGAAGCCGGCCCAGCCGGTCGCGGACGCGCGGGTGCTGTGGCATCCTGAGTTCTCGCCGGAGCTGCCGCCGTGGAAATCCATGGCGAGCATCTTCGAGCGCAGACGCTTCGACTTCCCCCACGGGCCGCTGCCGGAGGATGCGAAGAAGCGAGTGGTGGTGGAGCCGGAACTCCAGATCCCACCGGGTGAGGCTCCGGCGATCTCGCAGGTGACCGCGGAGATCGGGCTGCGCGACCTTTCATTCGAAGACAAGATCGCGCGGGTGAGGGAGTTCTTCGCGAAGGAATTCAGCTATACCCGCTACAACCGGACACGCGAAAACTTCGATCCGGCGAAGCACGGTACCCTGATCGGGAAGTTCCTGACGGACACCCGCGCGGGCCACTGCGAGTTCTTCGCCACCAGCGCCGCGCTGATGCTGCGCGACGTCGGTGTGCCGACGCGTTACGTGACCGGCTTCGTCGCCGCGGAGATCGACCCGAAGACGAAGCAGGCGCTCCTCCGTGGCACCCATGCCCACGCGTGGTGCCGGGCCTGGGACGCAGAGCTGGAGCGCTGGGTGGATGTGGATGTGACGCCGCCCGACTGGCTGGGGCTGGAGGGCCCGCCGCGGATGACCCGTTTCCAAGGGCTCACGGATTGGTTCCAGCAAGTGCGCGAGGATCTGCTGGTCTGGCGTGACAAGCCGGGTCGGATGATGTGGCTCACGCTCGGACTGCTCACCCCCATCGTGCTCGGCATCGCCTACATCGGGCGGAACCTGTGGAAATCCCGCAGCAGGCTGGAGGCGGAGAAGGCCCGCGCGCGTGGTGCCACGGTGGTTTCCACGCCGCTCACCGCCTTGGAAAAGCCTGCGCGGAAGCTGCTTGGCGAGCGCCCCACCGGCACGCCGCTCGGCCCGTGGCTGCGGCGGCTGTCACCGCTGCTGGCGAGTCCGGACGATCTGGAGCGCGCGCTGGGCCTGCACCAGCAGATGCGCTTCGACGTGGGAAATGCCGATGCGGGGTTGGCCGCGGAATTGCAAAAGCTGGTCGAGCGTCTGAAGCGTGAACTCGGCACAGCGAAGAAAGGCGGGCTACCCGCTCCTACTTCTTGA